Proteins from one Pontibacter korlensis genomic window:
- a CDS encoding transposase: MKRRNVVFKEQPGHQVVLFPQSIGDRIPEGHPVRLVDRVVDELNIDRIMATYKGGGTSSYHPRMLLKVLFYAYLNNIYSCRRIAQALEENIHFMWLAGGSTPDFRTINHFRSQRLKNQVQELFAQVVRLLHRLEYVSLETQYVDGTKIESAANRYTFVWRGAVEKNREKLERKIRSVLCDIRQAIREDRKAPVEKAPEKVDAQRLKEEIRQLNERVAELDKKARKQVAKLEKEHLPRLEKYEEQLEKLGERNSYSKTDEDATFMRMKEDHMKNGQL; encoded by the coding sequence ATGAAAAGGCGCAACGTTGTTTTCAAGGAGCAGCCGGGCCACCAGGTGGTCCTGTTCCCCCAGAGCATCGGAGACCGGATTCCGGAGGGCCACCCGGTGCGGCTCGTGGACCGGGTGGTGGACGAGCTGAACATCGACCGCATTATGGCCACCTACAAGGGAGGGGGCACCAGCAGCTATCACCCGCGCATGCTCTTGAAGGTCTTGTTCTACGCTTACCTGAACAACATCTACTCCTGCCGCCGCATCGCCCAGGCCCTGGAGGAAAACATCCATTTCATGTGGCTGGCTGGCGGCAGCACCCCGGACTTCAGGACCATCAACCACTTCAGGAGCCAGCGCCTTAAAAACCAGGTCCAGGAGCTTTTCGCCCAGGTCGTGCGCCTGCTGCACCGTTTGGAGTATGTGAGCCTCGAGACCCAGTACGTGGACGGCACCAAGATAGAGTCAGCTGCCAATCGCTACACCTTCGTGTGGCGGGGCGCGGTGGAGAAGAACAGGGAAAAGCTGGAGAGAAAGATCCGCAGCGTGCTCTGTGACATCCGCCAGGCCATCAGGGAAGACAGGAAAGCGCCCGTGGAGAAAGCACCCGAGAAGGTGGATGCCCAGCGCCTGAAAGAAGAGATCCGCCAGCTCAATGAGCGCGTGGCTGAGCTGGACAAGAAAGCCCGGAAGCAGGTGGCCAAACTGGAAAAAGAGCACCTGCCGCGGCTGGAAAAATACGAGGAGCAGTTAGAGAAGCTGGGTGAGCGCAACAGCTACAGCAAAACGGACGAGGACGCCACCTTTATGAGAATGAAGGAGGACCACATGAAGAACGGGCAGCTCTAG
- a CDS encoding peroxiredoxin family protein has translation MRIITLLPLLLLLVANQLSAQDKAIISGKITNPLSDYVELIAYPNPLIPEEAKTEAELDGNSFRVEVPVKEAMVAELQHDDEVVQVYLEPGYELNLSFNGGKFLKTLKYTGKGANENSYLAAYTSRFDEEEDYQVLPDNIKFEEEEFTEFLDYRRNDQVKSLEKYAAKNPLSETFKAFMLAEIEFSYAKDKLSYHTLRQQILQVALKKPSPAFYTYLSKLDMQRPANLISPSFVSFLRLYTAYLANEAGYGKEQPEYYKARYDAAGRKLQGQAQILAQAQVLKRSIQQGHLKYTEQMLRDFTPKNTDVALNAYLARLQEANKALTAGSIAPDFTLKSVSGDSISLSDFQGQLVYLNFWSTDCGLCTVEQPNLQQLISKLKGRKVVFLNVAVGSDEAQWRKMVQGKELQGVHLFADGLEAEQIKPYGLKDVPAYYLLDEEGRFLSVKARRPSDHEAFNDILQHLNVRQASLK, from the coding sequence ATGAGGATAATCACCTTGCTGCCCCTTTTGCTCTTGCTAGTAGCAAACCAGCTATCAGCTCAAGACAAAGCTATTATCAGTGGCAAAATTACCAACCCCCTTTCTGATTATGTAGAGCTGATAGCTTATCCAAACCCGCTCATCCCGGAAGAAGCCAAAACGGAGGCTGAGCTTGATGGCAACAGTTTCAGAGTGGAAGTACCAGTAAAAGAAGCTATGGTGGCAGAGTTGCAGCATGACGACGAAGTGGTGCAGGTGTACCTGGAGCCAGGATACGAGCTTAACCTGAGCTTTAATGGCGGAAAGTTCCTGAAAACGCTGAAGTATACAGGTAAAGGCGCCAACGAAAATTCTTATCTGGCGGCCTATACTTCCCGGTTTGATGAAGAGGAAGATTACCAGGTATTACCCGATAACATCAAGTTCGAGGAAGAGGAATTTACAGAGTTTCTGGATTACCGCCGCAACGACCAGGTGAAGAGCCTGGAAAAGTATGCAGCTAAAAATCCTTTATCAGAAACATTCAAAGCCTTCATGCTTGCCGAAATAGAGTTTAGCTACGCCAAAGATAAGTTAAGCTACCACACGCTGCGGCAGCAGATACTGCAGGTGGCGCTTAAAAAGCCATCACCTGCCTTCTATACTTATCTCAGTAAGCTAGATATGCAGCGGCCAGCTAACCTGATTAGTCCTTCGTTTGTAAGCTTTTTGAGGCTTTATACAGCCTACCTTGCTAATGAAGCAGGGTACGGAAAAGAACAGCCGGAGTATTACAAAGCCCGCTATGATGCTGCAGGCCGCAAGCTGCAAGGGCAGGCGCAAATTCTGGCGCAGGCTCAGGTGCTAAAGCGCTCCATTCAGCAGGGGCACTTAAAGTATACAGAGCAAATGCTGAGGGATTTTACACCTAAAAATACGGATGTAGCCCTGAATGCTTACCTGGCCAGGCTGCAGGAAGCTAACAAAGCACTTACAGCAGGTAGCATAGCTCCAGACTTTACCCTGAAGAGCGTAAGCGGCGACTCCATTTCGCTGAGCGACTTTCAGGGGCAGTTGGTGTACCTCAATTTCTGGAGTACCGATTGTGGCTTATGCACAGTGGAACAGCCAAACCTGCAGCAGCTCATCAGTAAGCTAAAAGGCCGTAAGGTTGTGTTTCTGAATGTGGCAGTCGGTAGCGATGAGGCGCAGTGGCGTAAAATGGTGCAGGGAAAAGAGCTGCAAGGTGTGCACTTGTTTGCTGACGGCTTAGAAGCTGAGCAGATAAAGCCATATGGCCTGAAAGATGTACCTGCCTATTATCTGTTAGACGAAGAAGGCCGTTTTCTGTCGGTAAAGGCACGCCGCCCCAGCGACCACGAGGCCTTCAATGACATACTGCAGCACCTGAATGTGCGGCAGGCGTCTCTTAAATAG
- a CDS encoding SPASM domain-containing protein: MALQLTDGLNFLSKLTPLRALNALQVVGSYLYSKVTGKARHWGYPLSISLEPTTSCNLRCPECPSGLRSFSRPTGMLQDELFKSTIDQLHRRLMYLIFYFQGEPYLHKSFLELVKYASDRGIYTATSTNAHFLDDATARKTVESGLDRLIVSIDGTTQETYSAYRVGGKLEKVLEGTRNVVKWKKALKSKTPHIMFQYLVVRPNEHQLDDVKELAKELGVDEVVFKTAQIYDYAQGSPLIPSIDYYSRYRNNGDGSYSIKNKLLNHCWKMWHSCVITWDGLVVPCCFDKDAEYRQGDLQQQNFSQVWRGDKYRSFRQKLLRSRSEIEMCRNCTEGTKVWA; this comes from the coding sequence ATGGCCTTACAACTAACCGACGGATTAAACTTTTTATCAAAGCTTACGCCACTCCGTGCGCTGAATGCGCTGCAGGTTGTTGGCAGCTATTTGTACTCCAAAGTAACAGGCAAAGCCAGGCATTGGGGCTATCCGCTCAGCATTTCATTAGAGCCCACCACCTCCTGCAACTTGCGTTGCCCTGAATGCCCAAGCGGGCTCCGCTCCTTTTCCCGCCCCACCGGGATGCTGCAAGATGAGCTTTTTAAAAGCACAATAGACCAGCTGCATCGCCGCCTGATGTACCTAATCTTCTACTTCCAGGGCGAGCCATACCTGCACAAGAGTTTTCTGGAGCTGGTAAAGTATGCCTCTGACCGGGGAATTTATACTGCTACCTCCACCAACGCTCACTTTCTGGACGATGCCACCGCTCGTAAAACGGTAGAATCGGGGCTGGATCGGCTAATTGTGTCTATAGATGGTACTACGCAGGAAACCTATTCGGCTTATAGGGTAGGTGGTAAACTAGAGAAGGTGCTGGAGGGAACGCGAAATGTGGTAAAGTGGAAGAAGGCGCTGAAGTCTAAAACACCGCACATCATGTTCCAGTACCTGGTGGTCCGGCCTAACGAGCATCAGCTAGATGACGTAAAAGAGCTGGCAAAGGAGCTGGGCGTAGATGAGGTAGTGTTTAAAACAGCCCAAATCTATGACTACGCACAAGGTTCCCCGCTTATTCCTTCCATAGACTATTACTCCAGATACCGCAATAACGGCGATGGCAGCTATAGTATCAAAAATAAGCTGCTGAACCACTGCTGGAAGATGTGGCACTCCTGCGTCATAACTTGGGATGGACTGGTAGTACCCTGCTGTTTCGACAAGGATGCCGAATACCGGCAGGGAGACCTTCAGCAGCAAAATTTTTCTCAGGTGTGGAGGGGCGACAAGTACCGCTCTTTTCGGCAAAAGCTGCTGCGATCACGTAGTGAAATTGAGATGTGCCGCAACTGTACTGAGGGCACAAAAGTGTGGGCCTAA
- a CDS encoding CHASE domain-containing protein: MKLAKLAAFIRDYFIAVFSFLLIFLLTLFIFSETKKKTEERSAKLFSMRAEQVTEAVNKRMQDYIQILIGGKGMFISSDSVTREDWSNYYETLNLEKNYPGLQGFGYTHVVRPEEMQKHVQQIRNEGYENYSITPEGKRDIYTAIIYIEPFTGRNLRAFGFDMFSEPVRQSAMRIARDTRQPALSGKVRLVQETGEDEQAGFLIYLPVYKNNAEPESIKERQRLIKGFVYSPFRAKDLITAVLTDDFEDIDVEIYDGASPSKESLLFSTSPTLFYGSNSREYSELNTIAIGNHTWRLYISGKDDFGRSAESDLPYFILLGGAIISLLMFFIIWSLSNTRRSNHLKQTITDNATAALFIMDANGYCTFMNPAAEQMTGYTFEEISQKPLHDMIHHHHPDGTIYPLEDCPIDRALPTNNDMRAHEDVFIRKDGTFFNVTCAARPIIESGVPAYTIIEVRDITDEKQAQQAIIESEARFRTMADSAPVIIMVMDDSTNFLYVNKQWIDFTSTSFEDTINKGWEEVVHPDDLPNLAASFRKATVDFAPFRTEFRLRRFDGEYRWVVGTNTPRYGANGEFLGYISSLIDITEIKEAERKVKQNADLLQKLFLEVPAVVGLLRHSDYQYVLANPEYRKLYGNRPLVGKTLYEAHTAEEGEGFFSRIENVFNTGVPFVGNEVSTAIDRKNNGEIVYGYFNLVYQPLIDANGFVEAVLVFAVEVTELVNARKALLLTNEELSGKNDELQRINNDLDNFVYTASHDLKSPIANMEGLVTLLRDILQGKLNTEDMDLLDMVQNSINKLKGTIADLAEITKVQKELQAAVEPLSFEHVLQDITTDLESTMKDSGAVLSADLQVKNILYARKNLRSIIYNLVSNAIKYKSPDRRPEINLRTYEDGQYVILEVQDNGLGIKKEQQHKLFTMFKRLHTHVEGTGIGLYIVKRIIENNGGKIEVRSELDKGTTFKVYFKQQPEELMA, encoded by the coding sequence ATGAAACTTGCCAAACTGGCTGCTTTTATAAGAGACTATTTTATTGCAGTATTCTCCTTCTTGCTCATTTTCCTGCTTACTCTTTTTATTTTTTCAGAAACTAAGAAGAAAACAGAGGAGCGAAGCGCCAAATTGTTTTCGATGCGCGCGGAGCAAGTGACGGAGGCTGTCAATAAGCGCATGCAGGATTATATCCAAATACTAATCGGGGGCAAGGGTATGTTTATCTCCTCCGATTCTGTAACGCGCGAAGACTGGAGTAACTACTACGAAACCTTGAACCTGGAAAAGAATTACCCAGGTTTGCAGGGATTTGGCTATACCCATGTAGTAAGGCCAGAGGAGATGCAGAAGCATGTGCAGCAAATCCGTAACGAAGGGTACGAAAACTACAGCATCACTCCGGAAGGCAAGCGCGACATCTATACTGCCATTATTTATATAGAGCCTTTCACAGGGCGTAATCTGCGAGCTTTTGGGTTTGATATGTTTAGTGAGCCGGTGCGCCAGTCGGCCATGCGCATTGCCCGCGACACCAGGCAGCCTGCCCTATCGGGTAAAGTGCGACTAGTGCAGGAAACAGGTGAGGATGAGCAGGCAGGGTTCCTGATTTACCTGCCTGTCTATAAAAATAATGCAGAGCCGGAATCGATTAAAGAGAGGCAACGGTTGATCAAGGGTTTTGTGTACAGCCCATTTCGTGCGAAGGACCTGATAACAGCGGTACTTACGGATGATTTTGAAGATATCGATGTGGAAATTTACGATGGTGCTTCGCCCTCCAAAGAGAGCCTCCTTTTTAGTACCAGCCCTACGCTCTTTTATGGCAGTAACAGCAGAGAGTATAGCGAACTGAACACTATTGCCATCGGTAACCATACCTGGCGTTTATACATTTCTGGGAAAGACGATTTTGGCAGATCAGCAGAATCAGACCTGCCGTACTTTATACTATTGGGCGGTGCCATCATCAGCTTGCTCATGTTCTTTATCATTTGGTCGCTCTCTAACACGCGCCGTTCTAACCACCTGAAGCAGACCATTACCGACAATGCTACTGCGGCCCTGTTTATTATGGATGCCAACGGCTACTGTACCTTCATGAACCCGGCGGCAGAGCAAATGACAGGCTATACTTTTGAGGAGATTTCTCAGAAGCCGCTCCACGACATGATTCACCATCATCACCCGGATGGTACAATTTACCCGCTCGAAGATTGCCCTATCGACAGGGCTTTGCCTACTAACAATGATATGCGTGCCCATGAGGATGTGTTCATCCGCAAAGACGGCACCTTCTTTAACGTAACCTGCGCCGCTCGCCCCATTATAGAAAGCGGAGTGCCAGCCTATACTATTATAGAAGTGCGCGACATCACTGATGAAAAGCAAGCGCAGCAGGCTATTATTGAAAGCGAAGCCCGTTTCCGAACTATGGCTGACAGCGCTCCTGTAATCATTATGGTGATGGACGACTCCACTAACTTCCTGTATGTAAACAAGCAGTGGATAGACTTTACCAGTACTAGCTTTGAAGACACGATCAACAAAGGCTGGGAAGAAGTAGTACACCCGGATGACCTACCAAACCTTGCCGCTTCCTTCAGAAAAGCTACTGTTGATTTTGCGCCGTTCCGTACTGAGTTCAGGCTGCGTCGTTTTGATGGGGAGTATCGCTGGGTAGTAGGAACTAACACACCACGCTACGGCGCAAACGGCGAATTTCTGGGCTACATCAGTTCACTGATTGATATCACTGAAATAAAAGAGGCTGAACGTAAGGTAAAGCAGAACGCCGACCTACTGCAGAAGCTGTTCCTGGAAGTGCCTGCGGTGGTAGGGCTACTGCGCCATTCTGACTACCAGTATGTGCTGGCAAACCCTGAGTACCGCAAACTGTACGGTAATCGCCCATTGGTAGGCAAAACACTTTATGAGGCACATACTGCGGAAGAGGGCGAGGGCTTCTTCAGCCGCATAGAGAATGTGTTCAATACAGGCGTGCCATTTGTCGGCAACGAAGTTTCTACAGCCATAGATCGGAAGAATAACGGTGAGATAGTGTATGGCTACTTTAACCTGGTGTACCAGCCTTTGATAGATGCTAACGGGTTTGTAGAGGCTGTGCTGGTATTTGCCGTAGAGGTAACAGAGCTGGTAAATGCTAGAAAGGCTTTGTTGCTCACAAATGAAGAGTTAAGTGGTAAAAACGACGAGCTGCAGCGTATCAACAACGACCTCGATAACTTTGTGTATACTGCCTCGCATGACCTTAAGTCCCCTATCGCCAACATGGAGGGGCTTGTTACGCTGCTACGCGACATCCTGCAAGGCAAATTGAATACAGAGGACATGGACCTGCTGGACATGGTGCAGAATTCCATCAACAAGCTGAAGGGTACTATTGCCGACCTGGCCGAAATCACAAAAGTGCAGAAGGAGCTACAGGCAGCGGTGGAGCCTCTTTCTTTTGAGCACGTGCTGCAGGATATCACAACTGACCTGGAGTCTACGATGAAAGACTCAGGTGCCGTACTCTCTGCTGACCTTCAGGTGAAGAACATACTTTATGCCCGCAAAAACCTGCGCAGCATTATATACAACCTGGTCAGCAACGCGATCAAGTATAAATCACCTGACCGCAGGCCAGAAATTAATCTCAGAACCTACGAAGATGGGCAGTATGTAATACTGGAAGTACAGGATAACGGCCTTGGCATTAAAAAAGAACAACAGCACAAGCTGTTTACTATGTTCAAACGCCTGCACACGCACGTAGAGGGTACCGGTATTGGCCTCTACATTGTAAAGCGCATTATAGAAAACAACGGCGGCAAAATTGAAGTGCGTAGCGAGCTGGATAAAGGCACCACCTTTAAAGTATACTTCAAACAGCAGCCTGAAGAGCTAATGGCCTGA
- the fumC gene encoding class II fumarate hydratase produces the protein MQVRVEKDTMGPIEVPADKYWGAQTQRSRENFTIGGQRMPQEIIEAFAILKKSAAQANAELGVLAQEKADIISTVCDEILEGKLNDEFPLVVWQTGSGTQSNMNVNEVVANRAHVLLGGDLLDEKKKIHPNDDVNKSQSSNDTFPTAMHIAAYKKVVEHTLPLVKKLRDTLHSKSEEFMDVVKIGRTHLMDATPLTLGQELSGYVKQLDYGMKALENTLDHLKDLALGGSAVGTGLNTPQGYAELVAEKISKYAGHEFRTAPNKFEALAAHDAMVETSGALKQLAVSLMKIANDIRLLASGPRSGIAEILIPENEPGSSIMPGKVNPTQAEAMTMVCAQVIGNDVAISVGGMNGHFELNVFKPVMIYNLLMSAQLIGDACDSFDKHCAVGIEPNRERIKHNLENSLMLVTALNPHIGYDNAAKIAKKAHKEGTTLRQAAIDLGLLTNEQFDEWVRPEDMIGSLKK, from the coding sequence ATGCAAGTTCGCGTAGAGAAAGACACCATGGGGCCTATCGAGGTGCCTGCAGACAAATACTGGGGCGCTCAGACACAGCGTTCGAGAGAAAACTTTACTATTGGTGGGCAGCGCATGCCACAGGAGATAATCGAAGCTTTTGCTATTCTGAAAAAGTCGGCTGCACAGGCTAACGCAGAGCTGGGCGTGCTGGCACAGGAAAAAGCTGATATCATTTCTACTGTATGCGATGAGATTCTGGAAGGCAAGCTGAATGACGAATTCCCGCTGGTAGTGTGGCAGACTGGTTCTGGTACACAGTCTAACATGAACGTGAACGAGGTAGTAGCTAACCGCGCCCACGTACTGCTTGGCGGCGATCTGCTGGATGAGAAAAAGAAAATCCACCCGAACGATGATGTAAACAAGTCGCAGTCTTCTAACGATACTTTCCCGACGGCTATGCACATTGCCGCTTACAAAAAAGTGGTAGAGCACACGCTTCCGTTGGTGAAAAAACTACGCGACACGCTGCACAGTAAGTCTGAGGAGTTTATGGATGTGGTGAAGATCGGCCGTACGCACCTGATGGACGCTACTCCGCTTACACTGGGCCAGGAGCTTTCTGGTTATGTGAAGCAGCTGGATTATGGTATGAAAGCGCTGGAGAACACGCTGGATCACCTGAAAGATCTTGCCTTGGGTGGATCTGCTGTAGGTACTGGTCTGAACACACCACAAGGTTATGCTGAACTGGTAGCTGAGAAGATTTCAAAGTATGCTGGTCACGAATTCCGTACGGCTCCTAACAAATTTGAGGCACTTGCTGCGCACGATGCGATGGTTGAAACTTCTGGCGCTTTGAAGCAGCTGGCTGTTTCTTTGATGAAGATCGCTAACGATATTCGTCTGTTGGCTTCTGGTCCACGCTCTGGTATTGCTGAAATCCTGATCCCAGAAAACGAGCCAGGTTCTTCCATCATGCCAGGTAAAGTAAATCCAACGCAGGCTGAGGCCATGACCATGGTTTGCGCGCAGGTAATTGGTAACGACGTAGCTATCTCTGTAGGTGGCATGAACGGCCACTTTGAGCTGAACGTGTTTAAGCCGGTGATGATTTACAACCTGCTGATGAGCGCCCAGCTGATCGGCGACGCTTGCGACTCGTTCGACAAGCATTGTGCTGTAGGTATCGAGCCAAACAGAGAGCGCATTAAGCATAACCTGGAGAACTCGCTGATGCTGGTAACTGCCCTGAACCCGCACATCGGTTACGACAACGCTGCTAAGATTGCCAAGAAAGCACACAAAGAGGGCACTACCCTTCGCCAAGCAGCTATCGACCTTGGCTTGCTTACCAACGAGCAGTTCGATGAGTGGGTACGCCCAGAGGATATGATCGGTAGCTTGAAGAAGTAG
- a CDS encoding transposase, whose protein sequence is MQISSESQLITNFSVHQRPGDTATLIPHLQQFQEHYQQQSTAVVADAGYGSEQNYAWLAEHQVEAYVKYNYFHSEQKRRFKNDIFHAQQLYYNQQEDFYVCPMGQKLEKAGEYERTSDLGYVSQVSRYQARRCGGCPMRGQCFQGRGNRMIEVNHKLGRLKAKARELLLSEEGVRHRRQRAIEPEAVFGQVKGNNRFTRFRLRTLAKAEVDFGLAAMAHNLRKVARKGVKAFEEALERAASGLSGALKQPTAAHACLLDHFSAFFSPRRAVLYMAA, encoded by the coding sequence GTGCAGATCAGCTCGGAGAGCCAGCTGATCACCAACTTCTCTGTGCACCAGCGCCCGGGCGACACGGCCACCCTGATCCCCCACCTACAGCAGTTCCAGGAGCATTACCAGCAGCAATCTACAGCTGTCGTGGCCGATGCCGGCTACGGCTCGGAGCAGAACTACGCCTGGCTCGCAGAGCATCAGGTAGAAGCCTATGTCAAGTACAACTACTTCCACTCCGAGCAGAAGCGCAGGTTCAAAAATGACATCTTCCATGCCCAGCAGCTGTATTATAATCAGCAAGAGGACTTTTATGTCTGCCCCATGGGCCAGAAGCTCGAGAAGGCAGGAGAGTACGAGCGTACATCTGATTTAGGTTATGTTTCGCAGGTGAGCCGCTACCAGGCCCGCCGGTGCGGGGGCTGCCCGATGAGAGGGCAGTGCTTCCAGGGCAGGGGCAACCGCATGATCGAGGTCAACCACAAGCTAGGCCGGTTAAAGGCCAAGGCACGGGAGCTCCTGTTGAGCGAGGAGGGGGTGCGCCACCGCAGGCAAAGGGCCATTGAGCCCGAGGCGGTGTTCGGTCAGGTGAAGGGCAACAACCGCTTTACCCGCTTCCGTTTGCGAACGCTTGCCAAAGCAGAGGTGGACTTTGGCCTGGCCGCCATGGCCCATAACCTGCGCAAAGTAGCCCGAAAGGGAGTAAAAGCCTTCGAAGAGGCGCTGGAAAGGGCCGCCTCCGGCCTCTCTGGCGCGCTGAAACAGCCGACCGCGGCTCATGCTTGCTTGCTGGACCACTTTTCCGCCTTTTTCAGCCCGAGACGAGCCGTTCTCTACATGGCCGCCTGA
- a CDS encoding YkgJ family cysteine cluster protein: MIDSTNLCLSCGLCCDGTLIGFVQLSHEELPVLRELTDIEEASRDGVLIQPCNKYCDGCTIYSDRPKQCASYDCELLKAFHRKELDYTSAIETIEVAKQRKSAIEEKLALLQIKLQSQSFYFKMAELRKLYLKNEHELSKTPDFKDLIADIKQLDSLLSKEFGVTIF; encoded by the coding sequence ATGATTGATTCAACAAATTTATGTCTGTCTTGTGGGTTGTGTTGCGATGGCACCCTGATTGGTTTTGTACAGCTTAGCCATGAAGAGTTGCCTGTGTTAAGAGAGCTAACGGATATTGAGGAGGCAAGTAGAGATGGCGTTCTTATTCAGCCCTGTAATAAGTATTGTGATGGCTGCACTATTTACTCAGACAGGCCGAAACAATGTGCCAGCTATGATTGCGAACTCTTAAAAGCCTTCCACCGAAAAGAACTGGACTATACTTCGGCTATCGAAACAATAGAGGTGGCTAAACAGAGAAAGAGCGCTATAGAAGAAAAGTTAGCGCTCCTACAGATTAAGCTACAATCCCAATCATTTTACTTTAAAATGGCCGAGTTGAGAAAGCTGTATCTAAAAAACGAGCATGAGTTATCGAAAACACCAGACTTCAAAGATTTAATAGCGGACATCAAGCAACTTGATAGTCTACTGTCAAAGGAATTTGGTGTCACTATATTTTAA
- the radA gene encoding DNA repair protein RadA: MAKIKTSYFCQNCGAQSAKWIGKCPACGEWNTYVEEVVQREEVTPTTAWKVGSSTAQVANKPKPIADIRYQEQQRIITQDQELNRVLGGGIVPGSMVLIGGEPGIGKSTLMLQIALSLRGLKVLYVSGEESEQQIKMRAERLMAQTSDCFILTETGTQNIFKQIELVRPQVLIIDSIQTLHSSFIEAGAGSVSQVRECTAELLKFAKESGTPVFLIGHITKEGNLAGPKILEHMVDTVLQFEGDRHMTYRILRTTKNRFGSTSELGIYEMMGSGLREVSNPSEILISQREDAFSGISIGATLEGNRPLLIEVQSLVSPATYGTPQRTSTGFDAKRLNMLLAVLEKRGGYRLGTQDVFLNIAGGLKVEDPALDLAVCASILSSFEDMSIPNTSCFAAEVGLGGEVRAVNRVENRITEAEKLGFTDIYISKYNKKGVDLSKFSINIHAYGRLEEVFSSLFG, from the coding sequence ATGGCTAAAATAAAGACATCATACTTCTGCCAGAATTGCGGGGCCCAATCTGCCAAATGGATAGGCAAATGCCCGGCATGCGGCGAGTGGAATACTTATGTTGAGGAGGTAGTGCAGCGCGAGGAGGTTACTCCTACCACAGCCTGGAAAGTAGGCAGCAGCACAGCACAAGTAGCTAATAAGCCCAAGCCTATTGCCGATATCAGGTATCAGGAGCAGCAACGCATCATTACGCAAGACCAGGAACTGAATCGTGTGTTGGGAGGTGGCATTGTGCCGGGTTCTATGGTATTGATAGGTGGTGAGCCGGGTATCGGTAAAAGTACGCTGATGCTGCAGATTGCCTTGAGCCTGCGTGGCCTGAAGGTGCTATATGTAAGCGGCGAGGAGAGTGAACAGCAAATAAAAATGCGTGCCGAGCGCCTGATGGCGCAAACCTCCGACTGCTTTATACTTACAGAAACCGGCACTCAGAACATATTCAAACAAATAGAGCTTGTGCGCCCACAAGTGCTTATCATAGACTCTATTCAGACGCTCCACTCCTCTTTTATCGAGGCAGGCGCGGGCAGCGTGAGTCAGGTGCGCGAGTGTACGGCTGAGCTGCTTAAGTTCGCTAAAGAGAGTGGTACGCCGGTGTTCCTGATCGGCCACATCACCAAAGAAGGGAACTTGGCTGGCCCTAAAATACTAGAGCACATGGTAGACACAGTGCTGCAGTTTGAAGGTGATCGCCACATGACCTACCGCATCTTGCGCACCACTAAAAACCGCTTTGGCTCTACATCTGAACTGGGAATCTATGAGATGATGGGTTCTGGCCTGCGCGAGGTGAGTAATCCATCAGAAATCCTGATTTCGCAGCGCGAGGATGCTTTTAGCGGTATCTCGATAGGTGCTACCCTGGAAGGCAACCGCCCACTGTTAATTGAGGTGCAGAGCCTGGTAAGCCCTGCTACCTATGGTACACCACAGCGCACCAGCACTGGCTTTGATGCTAAGCGATTGAACATGCTGTTGGCGGTGCTGGAGAAGCGAGGCGGCTATCGCTTAGGTACCCAAGACGTGTTCCTGAACATTGCCGGCGGTCTGAAGGTAGAAGATCCTGCCCTGGATCTGGCTGTTTGCGCCTCCATCCTGTCTTCTTTCGAGGATATGTCTATTCCGAATACCTCCTGCTTTGCTGCCGAGGTAGGCTTGGGAGGTGAAGTACGCGCCGTAAACAGGGTAGAAAACCGCATCACCGAAGCAGAGAAGTTAGGCTTTACTGACATTTACATCTCTAAGTATAATAAGAAGGGTGTAGACCTAAGTAAGTTCTCCATCAACATACATGCTTATGGTCGCTTAGAAGAAGTATTCAGTAGCCTGTTTGGGTAG
- a CDS encoding YdeI/OmpD-associated family protein, giving the protein MPQPLTDKLYLLEKFPGKGGWTYAAIPEIPPDKHAYFGWVRVRGSIDGYELKGYHLMPMGNGKLFLPVKAEIRKKIKKQAGDWVQVILYADNTPQEVPEELLLCLKDEPSAFDTFMSYTEGEQKAFVDWIYSAKTDDTKVERIVQAINKLLNRKKLHD; this is encoded by the coding sequence ATGCCCCAACCACTAACCGACAAACTATACCTACTCGAAAAATTCCCCGGCAAAGGCGGCTGGACTTATGCTGCTATACCAGAAATCCCTCCGGATAAGCATGCCTACTTCGGGTGGGTGAGGGTGAGAGGTAGCATCGATGGCTATGAACTGAAAGGCTATCATTTGATGCCGATGGGCAACGGAAAGCTTTTCCTGCCGGTGAAAGCCGAGATCCGGAAGAAGATAAAGAAACAAGCCGGGGACTGGGTGCAGGTTATACTCTACGCAGACAATACACCGCAGGAAGTGCCGGAAGAATTGCTGCTCTGCCTCAAAGATGAGCCCAGTGCCTTCGATACGTTTATGAGCTATACTGAAGGCGAGCAAAAAGCTTTCGTAGATTGGATCTATAGCGCCAAAACAGACGACACGAAGGTGGAGCGTATCGTTCAGGCCATCAATAAACTATTAAACCGCAAAAAGCTGCACGACTAG